The Flexivirga oryzae genome has a segment encoding these proteins:
- a CDS encoding sulfurtransferase produces the protein MAYPKDSSAELADYAHPERLVTTGWLAEQLAGDHPGLVVLESDEDVLLYDTGHIPGSFKLDWHTDLNDPVTRDFVDGEAFAKVMSERGIGRDTTVVIYGDKSNWWAAYALWVMTLFGHEDVRLLDGGRSAWMAEDREMTREVPTAKEADYPVVQRDDAPIRAFKDDVLAHLGKAMVDVRSPGEFSGELLHMPDYPQEGSLRGGHIPGARSVPWAKAAREDGRFKSRADLEGLYQSEQQLAPDEDVVVYCRIGERSSHTWFVLTHLLGFGKVRNYDGSWTEWGNAVRVPVEQGDPTT, from the coding sequence ATGGCTTACCCCAAGGATTCGAGCGCGGAGCTCGCAGACTACGCACACCCCGAGCGCCTGGTGACCACCGGCTGGCTCGCCGAACAGCTCGCCGGTGACCACCCCGGCCTGGTGGTCCTGGAGTCCGACGAGGACGTCCTGCTCTACGACACGGGCCACATCCCCGGCAGCTTCAAGCTCGATTGGCACACCGACCTGAACGACCCGGTCACCCGTGACTTCGTCGACGGAGAGGCGTTCGCCAAGGTCATGTCCGAGCGGGGTATCGGCCGCGACACCACCGTGGTGATCTACGGCGACAAGTCCAACTGGTGGGCCGCCTACGCGCTGTGGGTGATGACGCTCTTCGGGCACGAGGACGTCCGGCTGCTCGACGGCGGCCGGTCCGCGTGGATGGCCGAGGACCGCGAGATGACCCGCGAGGTGCCGACCGCGAAGGAGGCCGACTACCCGGTCGTCCAGCGCGACGACGCCCCGATCCGCGCGTTCAAGGACGACGTACTGGCGCACCTGGGCAAGGCGATGGTCGACGTGCGCTCCCCCGGCGAGTTCAGCGGCGAACTGCTGCACATGCCCGACTACCCGCAGGAGGGTTCGCTGCGCGGCGGCCACATCCCCGGCGCCCGGTCGGTGCCGTGGGCGAAGGCTGCGCGTGAGGACGGCCGGTTCAAGAGCCGTGCGGACCTGGAGGGGCTCTACCAGTCGGAGCAGCAGCTGGCACCGGACGAGGACGTCGTCGTCTACTGCCGGATCGGCGAGCGCTCCTCGCACACCTGGTTCGTGCTGACGCACCTGCTGGGCTTCGGCAAGGTGCGCAACTACGACGGTTCGTGGACGGAGTGGGGCAACGCGGTGCGCGTCCCGGTCGAACAGGGAGACCCGACCACGTGA
- a CDS encoding SufE family protein produces MSADLPAPLAELIDDFGSVGPKDRLQLLLELSEELPDLPARYADHPEQLEQVHECQTPLFLAVEVTDGDVHLFFNAPKEAPTTRGFAGILHTGLDGQPAQVVLDVPDDIPFKFGLAEAVSPLRMRGMVAMLSRIKRQTRAQVAD; encoded by the coding sequence GTGAGTGCCGACCTCCCCGCGCCGCTGGCCGAGCTGATCGACGACTTCGGCTCGGTCGGGCCGAAGGATCGCCTGCAGCTACTGCTCGAGCTGAGCGAGGAACTGCCCGACCTGCCCGCGCGGTATGCCGACCATCCCGAGCAGTTGGAGCAGGTGCACGAGTGCCAGACACCGCTGTTCCTGGCGGTCGAGGTGACCGACGGGGACGTGCACCTGTTCTTCAACGCGCCCAAGGAAGCGCCGACGACGCGCGGTTTCGCGGGCATCCTGCACACCGGGCTGGACGGGCAGCCGGCACAGGTCGTGCTGGACGTTCCGGACGACATACCCTTCAAATTCGGACTCGCCGAGGCCGTTTCCCCGTTGCGCATGCGGGGAATGGTCGCCATGCTCTCTAGGATCAAGCGGCAGACCAGGGCTCAAGTGGCGGACTGA